From Pseudoramibacter sp.:
GCGTCGATCGCCTTTTTGAGTTCCGGATATTTCTGAAGGGTTGTCGTCTTCACGCAGGGCACCGCGTAATAGGGCGGAAAGACGTGGTCCGTGTCCTTCATCACCGTCAAATGGTATTTCTTCAGCATCCCGTCAGTGGCAAAGGCGTCGGTCACGTCGATCTCGTGGTTTTGAATCGCCGTGTACCGCGGCGAGCTGTCGATGCCGGACTGCTTGGCGAAATGAATCCCCGGATACTGGCGCTCGAGGGCCTTCAGGCAGTCGTTGCGGTTTAAAAATTCCAGCGTCGTTCCGAGGCGCAGCTGCCCTGATTTGGCCGCCACGTCCCCAATGGTGCGCAGGTTGTATTTCTGAGCCGTCTCCGGCAGCACCGACAAAGTGTAGTTGTTGTTAAACGCGCACTGGTGCAGCAGCGTAATCCCCTGGGGCTTCAGATTTTCTTTGCAGATTTTGTAGACCCGATCCATGTCAGTTTCGCCGCTTTTCTTTAAAATGTCGCCGTACAGCGTCCCGGTATAATCGACGTACATGTCGATCTTTCCGCTTTTCAGCGCCTCGTAGCAGACCTGGGTGCCGCCGAGGTTTTCCTTGGGCACGCATTTCAAATCGGTGTGGGCCTCGATGTAATCCGAATAAAGGTGACAGAGCACCAGCTGCTCCGTGTAATCCTTGCTGCCGATTACGATTTGGCCCTTCGACGCTGCCCGCGAGCTCACCGCGCTGCCAACGATCGCCGCGCCGATCAAGCACGCCGCGGTAATTAAAATGATTTTCTGATGTTTCCGCTTCCGGCGCAGCACCTTCCGGTCCGTGCCAAATGTCTTCTGGAGGCTGATCGGCGTCACGAGCTTTTCCACCAGCCCCATCAGCCAGTCGACGACCAGCGCCAGGATACAGGCCGGAATCGCCCCGGCGAGAATTTGATAATTATTGACCGTTCGTATCCCGGAAAAGATCATGTAGCCCAGGCCGCTCGCCCCGATGAAGGCGCCCATCGTCATCAAACCGACGGCGGTGACCGCGGAAATCCGCACCCCGGCCATGATCACCGGCAGGGCCAGCGGCAGCTGCACCTTTCTTAAAATCTGGCCCCGGCTCATCCCGATACCCCTCGCTGACTCGATGGTCTGCGGATCGATATCCGCGATACCGATGTAGGTATTTTTGATGATCGGCAGCAGCGAATAAATGATGACCATCACGATCGCCGGCTTCTGGCCGATGCCCAAAAGGGGAATCATCAGCCCAAGGAGGGCCATGCTCGGGATCGCCTGCACCACGTTCGCCGCGCCGATAATGGGCTTGTCCAGCTTTTTGACGTAACTGATCAGAATGCCCAGGGGCACGCCGATTAAAATCGCGATGCCGACGGCGATGGCCGTCATCTCGATGTGCTCCACTGTCAGCCGACCGATTTCCTGGCCGTGGTCAACCATGTACATCCACAATTTCATCATCGTCTGTCACCTCCCTCGGCTTCCGCGTCAGCGAGCCAGGGCCGAATAAACTTCGACACGATATTGTTGTTGGTGACGAGGCCGACGAGCCGGTTATCCCCGTCCACGACCGGGATGTCGTTGATCCGCCCGACGTCCTCCGCCGGAATCGCCTTGACCATGTCGATCAGCTGATCCTCGGGGTGTACGCTGAAGCGCACTGGCCGCATTACCGCGTCTGCCTGCGCGTCCGGCCTTGGCCGCTTGCTGAACACGCTTTTGTCGACGACACCGATCAAACGCCCGGCCTTGTCCACCACCATCAGCGAGCTGACCCGGTAGGTCTGAATGCGGATGATACATCCCTCTACCGTCAAATCGCCCCGGCATTTAACCGGGTGATCGATCATGATGTCCTGGGCGCGGATGAATTCCGGCGCACTCCAGATCCGCCCGCTGCCGACGAAGTCTGAGACGAAATCGTTGGCCGGATGGCGCAGGATGTTCTCCGACGTGTCCAGCTGGACGATCTCGCCGCCTTTCATCAGGCAGATGCGGTCCGCGATTTTGATCGCCTCGTCCATGTCATGGGTCACAAAGATCATCGTCTTGTTCAGCTTTTCGTGGAGGCTGACCACCTCATCCTGAAGGGCCATCCGCGTCGGCGGGTCGAGGGCCGAAAAGGGCTCGTCGAACAGCACGTACTCGGGGTCGGTCGCCAGCGCCCGGGCCACCCCGACGCGCTGCTGCTGGCCGCCGGACAGCTCCGCCGGGTAGCGGTCCAAATATTCCTCGGGGTCCAGGCCGATCATGGCCATCAGCTCCCGTGTCCGTGCCGTCATTTCGTCCTTCGGCCGCTTTTCCAGCTTTTCGATGATTTCGATGTTCTGCCGCACCGTCATATGGGGAAACAGCCCGCCCTGCTGAATCACGTAGCCCATGTTGCGCCTGAGCTTCACCGGGTCCAAGGCGGCGATGTCCTCGCCGTCGACGTAAATGTGCCCGCCGGAAAGGGGCAGCAGCCGGTTCATCATCTTCAGCGTCGTGGTTTTGCCGCACC
This genomic window contains:
- a CDS encoding ABC transporter permease/substrate-binding protein, whose protein sequence is MMKLWMYMVDHGQEIGRLTVEHIEMTAIAVGIAILIGVPLGILISYVKKLDKPIIGAANVVQAIPSMALLGLMIPLLGIGQKPAIVMVIIYSLLPIIKNTYIGIADIDPQTIESARGIGMSRGQILRKVQLPLALPVIMAGVRISAVTAVGLMTMGAFIGASGLGYMIFSGIRTVNNYQILAGAIPACILALVVDWLMGLVEKLVTPISLQKTFGTDRKVLRRKRKHQKIILITAACLIGAAIVGSAVSSRAASKGQIVIGSKDYTEQLVLCHLYSDYIEAHTDLKCVPKENLGGTQVCYEALKSGKIDMYVDYTGTLYGDILKKSGETDMDRVYKICKENLKPQGITLLHQCAFNNNYTLSVLPETAQKYNLRTIGDVAAKSGQLRLGTTLEFLNRNDCLKALERQYPGIHFAKQSGIDSSPRYTAIQNHEIDVTDAFATDGMLKKYHLTVMKDTDHVFPPYYAVPCVKTTTLQKYPELKKAIDALAPHLTEKRMRQMNYEVDVKGRDPAEVARDFLNREGLLK
- a CDS encoding betaine/proline/choline family ABC transporter ATP-binding protein, whose translation is MLRLEHVQKRFKDKVVIKDLSLEVHDGELLVLIGPSGCGKTTTLKMMNRLLPLSGGHIYVDGEDIAALDPVKLRRNMGYVIQQGGLFPHMTVRQNIEIIEKLEKRPKDEMTARTRELMAMIGLDPEEYLDRYPAELSGGQQQRVGVARALATDPEYVLFDEPFSALDPPTRMALQDEVVSLHEKLNKTMIFVTHDMDEAIKIADRICLMKGGEIVQLDTSENILRHPANDFVSDFVGSGRIWSAPEFIRAQDIMIDHPVKCRGDLTVEGCIIRIQTYRVSSLMVVDKAGRLIGVVDKSVFSKRPRPDAQADAVMRPVRFSVHPEDQLIDMVKAIPAEDVGRINDIPVVDGDNRLVGLVTNNNIVSKFIRPWLADAEAEGGDRR